From Micromonospora rifamycinica, a single genomic window includes:
- a CDS encoding choice-of-anchor D domain-containing protein — MSVAGACALAVLPGVALAAPAAPYTVLTVNLGLHEPTPVSGSAVYDSSNATMDAAASAGDWLRLTAILPDRYVRIDTAAPAGQAWTAGQTYPTVRAGRAAGEALFDMSTAGNGCAYGSGSITVRQVARDADTGLMTAFAASYEFRCDRDVEMMTGELRWNSSVDYVAPVADPGRLNFGSVDVAEQRSRTVRVRSLGSTPSTFGAAGIAGEHASAFAVTADTCAGRTLTAGAECTVTVVSKATTPGSFVAALRLPDNSSTGHWSIPVEVSAIRSVVGTYYPMTTPTRIMDTRTGNGTVKGKIGAGRTAFLQVAGRDTLPRNGIGAVVLNVTVIGPTANGFVTVHPAGEALPTASTINFAKGWLGSNNTTVKLGTTGAVSVYNRNGETDVVIDVIGFYAGDESMSFERGMGGQVQWYEPYRVMDTRTRGLIPAGGEFNAWIDFHAYNPKVRGLILNITAVNPQQAGFLTSWSGEVPRPNASTVNYGAGTVVPNLAYVKTMPCPEGSCNGATGAARYRFYTSATTHIVVDLVGVVDDGTEVDGMRFTPMSPTRIVDSRIGQGLPTALGAHEAGKVTAPAAMLTDATQVLAMNVTAVAPTTNTVVTVWPADTGRAKPNASNLNPAPGQVVSNGVLGVLGPQDAFYIDNLSGRTHLVADVTGTFQVYAGTAAGSRRTGRPAVAGSGWTPSTS; from the coding sequence ATGAGCGTTGCCGGGGCCTGTGCGCTCGCCGTCCTGCCGGGGGTGGCGCTCGCCGCGCCCGCCGCGCCGTACACCGTCCTCACCGTCAATCTGGGACTGCACGAGCCCACCCCGGTCTCCGGGTCCGCCGTCTACGACAGCTCCAACGCCACCATGGACGCGGCGGCCAGCGCCGGGGACTGGCTCCGGCTCACCGCGATCCTGCCCGACCGGTACGTCCGGATCGACACCGCGGCGCCCGCCGGCCAGGCCTGGACCGCCGGCCAGACGTATCCGACCGTCCGCGCCGGCCGGGCCGCCGGTGAGGCGCTGTTCGACATGAGTACGGCCGGCAACGGCTGCGCCTACGGCAGCGGTTCGATCACCGTCCGGCAGGTCGCCCGCGACGCGGACACCGGGCTGATGACGGCCTTCGCCGCCTCGTACGAGTTCCGCTGCGACCGGGACGTCGAGATGATGACCGGGGAGCTCCGCTGGAACTCCTCGGTGGACTACGTGGCCCCGGTGGCGGACCCGGGCCGGCTGAACTTCGGCTCGGTGGACGTCGCCGAGCAGCGCAGCCGCACCGTGCGGGTGCGGTCCCTGGGTAGCACGCCCAGCACCTTCGGGGCGGCCGGGATCGCCGGGGAGCACGCGTCGGCGTTCGCGGTGACCGCCGACACCTGCGCGGGCCGGACGCTCACGGCGGGAGCCGAGTGCACGGTGACCGTGGTGTCGAAGGCGACGACGCCGGGCAGCTTCGTCGCGGCGCTGCGCCTGCCGGACAACAGCTCGACCGGTCACTGGAGCATCCCGGTCGAGGTGTCGGCGATCCGCAGCGTGGTCGGCACCTACTACCCGATGACCACGCCCACCCGGATCATGGACACCCGTACCGGCAACGGCACGGTGAAGGGCAAGATCGGTGCCGGGCGGACGGCCTTCCTCCAGGTCGCCGGCCGGGACACGCTGCCGAGGAACGGCATCGGCGCGGTGGTGCTGAACGTGACCGTCATCGGCCCCACGGCGAACGGCTTCGTCACCGTCCACCCGGCCGGGGAGGCCCTGCCGACCGCCTCCACGATCAACTTCGCCAAGGGGTGGCTGGGTTCCAACAACACCACCGTCAAGCTCGGCACCACCGGCGCGGTGTCGGTCTACAACCGCAACGGTGAGACCGACGTGGTGATCGACGTGATCGGCTTCTACGCCGGGGACGAGAGCATGAGTTTCGAGCGCGGCATGGGCGGCCAGGTGCAGTGGTACGAGCCGTACCGGGTGATGGACACCCGCACCCGCGGGCTGATCCCGGCCGGGGGCGAGTTCAACGCCTGGATCGACTTCCACGCCTACAACCCCAAGGTCAGGGGGCTGATCCTCAACATCACGGCGGTGAACCCGCAGCAGGCCGGCTTCCTCACCAGCTGGTCGGGCGAGGTGCCCCGGCCCAACGCGTCCACCGTCAACTACGGGGCGGGCACGGTGGTGCCGAACCTGGCGTACGTCAAGACGATGCCCTGCCCGGAGGGGAGCTGCAACGGTGCTACCGGCGCGGCCCGCTACCGCTTCTACACCTCGGCGACCACGCACATCGTGGTGGACCTGGTCGGGGTGGTCGACGACGGGACCGAGGTCGACGGCATGCGGTTCACCCCGATGAGCCCGACCCGGATCGTGGACAGCCGGATCGGGCAGGGCCTGCCGACGGCGCTCGGGGCGCACGAGGCGGGGAAGGTCACCGCGCCGGCCGCGATGCTGACCGACGCGACCCAGGTGCTGGCGATGAACGTCACCGCGGTCGCGCCGACGACCAACACGGTCGTCACCGTCTGGCCCGCCGACACCGGCAGGGCGAAGCCGAACGCCAGCAACCTGAACCCCGCGCCGGGTCAGGTCGTCTCCAACGGGGTGCTCGGGGTGCTCGGCCCGCAGGATGCGTTCTACATCGACAACCTGTCGGGCCGCACCCACCTGGTGGCCGACGTGACCGGCACGTTCCAGGTGTACGCGGGCACGGCGGCCGGCAGCCGTCGGACCGGCAGGCCGGCGGTGGCCGGCAGCGGCTGGACGCCGAGCACCTCCTAG
- a CDS encoding sugar transferase, with amino-acid sequence MRHVDSFEIQPPTPPSHNGVPRSAWARARRRVSRWHRPYTAALLLLDFAAVVLADWIAQEAFGQARAGFYNAQADPTWFYTVVFLLVPLGWLAALWGNRAYDRRYLGLGPEEYKRVIRGGVAVTATVSFVAFATKTDLSRYTVGFALAGALVLVLFFRISARFVLHRVRGRAGHAGHRMVLVGTLPECLEVYVAVTRNPAAGLVPVAIHITDGYAAARGIETPVPVYAGRDVLALVREVGGDTIAVCGSASAEPGELRRLAWQLEGSGVDLVVAPQLTDIAGPRVHIRPIEGLPLLHVEEPTLSGPALLAKNLMDRVAAGLGLLLLVPVFLAIGLAIRISDPGPVFFRQPRVGHEGRTFRVWKFRTMYVNAEERLAGLVDQNETDGMLFKMRQDPRVFPVGRFLRASSLDELPQLINVLWGEMSLVGPRPLPADDGDFLGDVRRRLLVRPGMTGLWQVSGRSDLSWDEAVRLDLYYVDNWSLAYDLSILWRTVGVVLARKGAY; translated from the coding sequence GTGCGGCACGTCGACAGCTTCGAGATCCAGCCGCCGACACCGCCGTCGCACAACGGGGTGCCCCGGTCGGCATGGGCCCGTGCCCGTCGTCGGGTGTCCCGCTGGCACCGCCCGTACACAGCGGCGCTGCTGCTGCTCGACTTCGCCGCCGTGGTGCTGGCCGACTGGATCGCCCAGGAGGCGTTCGGTCAGGCGCGGGCCGGCTTCTACAACGCGCAGGCCGACCCGACCTGGTTCTACACGGTGGTCTTCCTGCTGGTCCCGCTCGGCTGGCTGGCGGCCCTGTGGGGCAACCGGGCCTACGACCGGCGTTACCTCGGTCTCGGCCCGGAGGAGTACAAGCGGGTCATCCGGGGTGGGGTCGCGGTCACCGCGACCGTCTCGTTCGTCGCCTTCGCCACCAAGACCGACCTGTCCCGTTACACGGTGGGTTTCGCCCTGGCCGGGGCACTGGTGCTGGTCCTGTTCTTCCGGATCTCCGCGCGGTTCGTGCTGCACCGGGTCCGGGGCCGCGCCGGGCACGCCGGGCACCGGATGGTGCTGGTGGGCACCCTGCCGGAGTGCCTGGAGGTCTACGTCGCGGTCACCCGTAACCCGGCCGCCGGGCTGGTGCCGGTGGCCATCCACATCACCGACGGGTACGCCGCCGCCCGGGGCATCGAGACCCCCGTCCCGGTGTACGCCGGCCGTGACGTGCTGGCCCTGGTGCGCGAGGTCGGCGGGGACACCATCGCGGTCTGCGGCTCGGCCAGCGCCGAACCGGGCGAGCTGCGCCGGCTGGCCTGGCAGCTGGAGGGCTCCGGCGTCGACCTGGTGGTCGCCCCGCAGCTCACCGACATCGCCGGCCCCCGGGTGCACATCCGCCCGATCGAGGGGCTGCCGCTGCTGCACGTGGAGGAGCCGACCCTGTCCGGGCCGGCGCTGCTGGCCAAGAACCTGATGGACCGGGTCGCCGCCGGGCTGGGCCTGCTGCTGCTGGTGCCGGTCTTCCTGGCCATCGGGCTGGCCATCCGGATCTCCGACCCCGGGCCGGTCTTCTTCCGCCAACCCCGGGTGGGCCACGAGGGGCGTACCTTCCGGGTCTGGAAGTTCCGCACCATGTACGTCAACGCCGAGGAGCGGCTGGCCGGTCTGGTCGACCAGAACGAGACCGACGGCATGCTGTTCAAGATGCGGCAGGATCCCAGGGTGTTCCCGGTGGGCCGCTTCCTGCGGGCCTCCTCGCTGGACGAGCTGCCCCAGCTGATCAACGTGCTCTGGGGGGAGATGTCGCTGGTGGGGCCGCGTCCGCTGCCCGCCGACGACGGCGACTTCCTGGGCGACGTCCGGCGGCGGCTGCTGGTCCGGCCCGGGATGACCGGGCTGTGGCAGGTCTCCGGCCGCTCCGACCTGTCCTGGGACGAGGCGGTCCGGCTCGACCTCTACTACGTCGACAACTGGTCGCTGGCGTACGACCTGAGCATCCTGTGGCGGACGGTCGGCGTGGTACTGGCCCGCAAGGGCGCGTACTGA
- a CDS encoding type II toxin-antitoxin system VapC family toxin, with the protein MIYLDSSALITLLSGRTYAVELREFLGDRAGMPMATSSVGFVETVRTLDRIGDYPDAMQMLARNFTEILLTEEVRDFAAALPTGIRTLDALHVASAQILGDALDMLVTYDKRMSDIAVSVGLPVAAPGTG; encoded by the coding sequence GTGATCTACCTCGACTCGTCCGCTCTGATCACGCTGCTCTCCGGCCGCACCTACGCGGTAGAGCTGAGGGAGTTTCTGGGAGACCGGGCTGGCATGCCGATGGCGACCAGCTCCGTCGGATTCGTCGAGACGGTACGCACCCTCGACCGGATCGGAGACTATCCGGATGCCATGCAGATGCTGGCCCGCAACTTCACCGAGATCCTGTTGACCGAGGAGGTCCGGGATTTCGCGGCAGCCCTCCCCACCGGGATTCGGACGCTGGACGCGCTGCATGTGGCGAGTGCCCAGATACTTGGCGATGCGCTCGACATGCTGGTCACGTATGACAAGCGGATGTCGGACATCGCCGTCTCGGTGGGTTTGCCGGTCGCGGCTCCCGGCACCGGCTAG
- a CDS encoding sodium/solute symporter yields the protein MGNGYVVPAIVAVTLVTVGIGFYGLRLARTTSDFLVASRTVSPTWNAAAIGGEYLSAASFLGIAGLVLKYGVDVLWYPVGFAAGYLALLLFVAAPLRRSGAFTLPDFCELRLGSRRLRTLATVFVIFIGWLYLVPQLQGAGLTLATVAGSPYPVGALLVAAVVTANVALGGMRAITFVQAFQYWLKLTALAVPAIFLALQWQADARPAVTPPDGPAFRTATTVVVEHRAALTFADGTIREVRPGDTLSFAAGDPVPEVSGVATGAADWLLPSAAGDDDRGLFATYSLILATFLGTMGLPHVLVRFYTNPDGAAARRTTLVVLALVGVFYLLPTLYGVLGRIYTPQLLVSGQTDAVVVLLPEAALGAGATGRLLAALVAAGAFAAFLSTSSGLLTSVAGVISTDVLGRGSVRGFRLATVIAGGVPAALALNVSGLDVSQVVGLAFAVAASSFCPLLVLGIWWRGLTDIGAAAGVLVGGGAAIGAVLVTVLGPPLSGWPATLTTQPAAWTVPLAFTVMIAVSVATRRRTPVDVGATMLRLHAPESLRS from the coding sequence ATGGGCAACGGGTACGTCGTACCGGCGATCGTCGCGGTCACCCTGGTCACCGTCGGCATCGGCTTCTACGGCCTGCGGCTGGCCCGGACCACCTCGGACTTCCTGGTCGCCTCCCGGACGGTCAGCCCGACCTGGAACGCCGCCGCCATCGGCGGGGAGTACCTGTCGGCGGCGAGCTTCCTCGGCATCGCCGGACTGGTCCTCAAGTACGGCGTCGACGTGCTCTGGTACCCGGTCGGTTTCGCCGCCGGCTACCTGGCGCTGCTGCTCTTCGTCGCCGCGCCGCTGCGCCGCTCCGGCGCGTTCACCCTGCCCGACTTCTGCGAGCTGCGGCTCGGCTCCCGCCGGCTGCGCACATTGGCCACCGTCTTCGTCATCTTCATCGGCTGGCTCTATCTGGTGCCGCAGTTGCAGGGCGCCGGGCTGACCCTGGCCACGGTGGCCGGCTCGCCGTACCCGGTGGGGGCGCTGCTGGTCGCCGCGGTGGTCACCGCCAACGTGGCGCTGGGCGGGATGCGGGCGATCACCTTCGTGCAGGCTTTTCAATACTGGCTGAAGCTGACCGCGCTCGCCGTACCGGCGATCTTCCTGGCCCTCCAGTGGCAGGCCGACGCCCGCCCGGCGGTGACCCCGCCCGACGGGCCGGCGTTCCGCACCGCGACCACCGTCGTGGTCGAGCACCGCGCGGCCCTCACCTTCGCCGACGGCACCATCCGGGAGGTACGCCCCGGCGACACGCTGAGCTTCGCCGCCGGTGACCCGGTGCCCGAGGTGTCCGGGGTCGCCACCGGGGCCGCCGACTGGCTGCTGCCCAGCGCGGCGGGGGACGACGACCGGGGCCTGTTCGCCACCTACTCGCTGATCCTGGCCACCTTCCTCGGCACCATGGGGCTGCCGCACGTGCTGGTGCGCTTCTACACCAACCCCGACGGGGCGGCGGCCCGCCGGACCACCCTGGTGGTGCTGGCCCTGGTCGGCGTCTTCTACCTGCTGCCCACCCTCTACGGCGTGCTCGGTCGGATCTACACCCCGCAACTGCTGGTCAGTGGGCAGACCGACGCGGTGGTGGTGCTGCTGCCCGAAGCGGCGCTGGGTGCCGGAGCCACCGGCCGGCTGCTCGCCGCGCTGGTCGCCGCCGGGGCGTTCGCCGCCTTCCTGTCCACCTCGTCCGGGCTGCTCACCAGCGTCGCCGGGGTGATCTCCACCGACGTGCTCGGGCGCGGCTCGGTGCGTGGCTTCCGGCTGGCCACGGTGATCGCCGGCGGGGTGCCGGCGGCACTCGCCCTGAACGTCTCCGGGCTGGACGTCTCCCAGGTGGTCGGGCTGGCGTTCGCGGTCGCCGCGTCCAGCTTCTGCCCGCTGCTGGTGCTCGGCATCTGGTGGCGGGGGCTGACCGACATCGGCGCGGCGGCCGGGGTGCTGGTCGGCGGCGGGGCGGCGATCGGCGCGGTGCTGGTCACCGTGCTCGGGCCGCCGCTGTCCGGCTGGCCGGCCACGCTCACCACGCAACCGGCGGCGTGGACGGTGCCGCTCGCCTTCACCGTGATGATCGCCGTGTCGGTGGCGACCCGACGCCGTACCCCGGTCGACGTCGGAGCCACCATGCTCCGGCTCCATGCGCCCGAGTCGCTCCGTTCATGA
- a CDS encoding glycosyltransferase: protein MRIVVAHNRYREAQPSGENTMVDSEIGQLTAAGVEVLPFIRSSDEIPSMPKSAKALLPISPIYAPRAQQDLSRLLTEHRPDVLHLHNPYPLLSPWVVRTAHRHGVPVVQTVHNYRQVCSSGIYFRDGVICQDCKGRALAVPSIVHRCYRDSRAQSALMAATLAVHRGTWRSVDRFIALTSAIADHLTDYGIPAERIVVKPNAVPDPGAPTPLGDGFLYLARLTPEKGVDLLLDAWRRHPVGSLGVLRVAGDGELRPLVEAAAAERADVVYLGQLDRDGVRAAVEASAVVIAASMWHDVLPTVIIEALASGRPVLGTALGGIPYLVGADVPHEPAGTGPAAEASAVAGHPPPPAGPVAVPAGLLGGTAGWVVPPDPAALAAALPVARAGAALLSAPARLRYEQTFHPDVVLRRHLAIYASLTRPH from the coding sequence GTGAGAATCGTGGTGGCGCACAACCGGTACCGGGAAGCCCAGCCGTCGGGTGAGAACACGATGGTCGACTCGGAGATCGGGCAGCTCACCGCCGCCGGGGTCGAGGTGTTGCCGTTCATCCGCAGCTCGGACGAGATCCCGTCGATGCCGAAGTCGGCCAAGGCGCTGCTGCCGATCTCGCCGATCTACGCCCCCCGCGCCCAGCAGGACCTGTCCCGGCTGCTCACCGAGCACCGGCCGGACGTGCTGCACCTGCACAACCCGTACCCGCTGCTCTCGCCCTGGGTGGTGCGGACCGCGCACAGGCACGGGGTGCCGGTGGTGCAGACGGTGCACAACTACCGGCAGGTCTGCTCGTCGGGGATCTACTTCCGCGACGGGGTGATCTGCCAGGACTGCAAGGGCCGGGCGCTGGCGGTGCCGTCGATCGTGCACCGCTGCTACCGGGACTCGCGGGCGCAGAGCGCGCTGATGGCGGCCACCCTGGCCGTGCACCGGGGCACCTGGCGCTCGGTGGACCGGTTCATCGCGCTCACCTCGGCCATCGCCGACCATCTGACCGACTACGGCATCCCGGCCGAACGGATCGTGGTCAAGCCCAACGCGGTGCCCGACCCGGGCGCCCCCACGCCGCTCGGTGACGGGTTCCTCTATCTGGCCCGGCTGACCCCGGAGAAGGGCGTGGACCTGCTGCTGGACGCCTGGCGGCGGCACCCGGTGGGCAGCCTGGGCGTGCTGCGGGTGGCCGGCGACGGCGAGCTGCGTCCGCTGGTCGAGGCCGCCGCCGCCGAGCGCGCCGATGTCGTCTACCTGGGCCAGCTCGACCGGGACGGGGTACGCGCCGCGGTCGAGGCGAGCGCCGTGGTGATCGCCGCCTCGATGTGGCACGACGTGCTGCCCACCGTGATCATCGAGGCGCTGGCCAGCGGGCGGCCGGTGCTCGGCACCGCGCTCGGCGGCATCCCGTACCTGGTCGGCGCGGACGTCCCGCACGAGCCCGCCGGCACCGGCCCGGCCGCCGAGGCCTCGGCCGTCGCCGGCCACCCCCCACCGCCGGCCGGTCCGGTCGCGGTGCCGGCCGGGCTGCTCGGCGGCACCGCCGGCTGGGTGGTTCCGCCGGATCCGGCCGCGCTGGCCGCCGCGCTCCCGGTCGCGCGGGCCGGTGCCGCTCTGCTGTCCGCTCCGGCCCGGCTGCGGTACGAGCAGACCTTCCACCCCGACGTGGTCCTCAGGCGTCACCTCGCCATCTACGCCTCCCTAACCCGCCCCCACTGA
- a CDS encoding Fpg/Nei family DNA glycosylase, translating to MPELPEVEALAGYLRERAVGRRVDRVEVAAISALKTYDPAPTAVSGRAVADARRHGKFLDVIFDGDLHLVVHLARAGWLHYREAFPSTVPLRPGKGPIALRVRLDDGSGFDLTEAGTQKKLAAYLVTDPAQVPGVAKLGPDALDADLATFTERLRSRRGQVKGVLTDQAVLAGVGNAYSDEILHAAKLSPFAITDRLTDDQLATLHAATRTVLGDAVRRSVGHRAAELKGEKRSGLKVHARTGLPCPVCGDTVREVSFADSSLQYCPTCQTGGKPLADRRLSRLVR from the coding sequence GTGCCCGAACTACCGGAGGTGGAAGCGCTCGCCGGTTACCTGCGTGAGCGTGCCGTGGGGCGACGTGTCGACCGGGTCGAGGTCGCCGCGATCAGCGCCCTGAAGACGTACGACCCGGCGCCCACGGCGGTGTCGGGCCGGGCGGTGGCCGACGCCCGGCGGCACGGCAAGTTCCTCGACGTGATCTTCGACGGTGACCTGCACCTGGTGGTGCACCTGGCCCGCGCCGGCTGGCTGCACTACCGGGAGGCGTTTCCGTCAACCGTCCCGCTGCGCCCCGGCAAGGGTCCGATCGCCCTACGGGTACGCCTCGACGACGGCTCCGGGTTCGACCTCACCGAGGCGGGCACCCAGAAGAAGCTCGCCGCCTACCTGGTCACCGACCCGGCGCAGGTCCCCGGGGTGGCCAAGCTCGGGCCGGACGCCCTCGACGCCGACCTGGCCACCTTCACCGAACGGCTGCGCAGCCGGCGCGGGCAGGTCAAGGGGGTGCTGACCGACCAGGCGGTGCTGGCCGGGGTCGGCAACGCGTACTCCGACGAGATCCTGCACGCGGCGAAGCTGTCCCCGTTCGCGATCACCGACCGGCTCACCGACGACCAGCTCGCCACCCTGCACGCGGCGACCCGGACGGTGCTCGGCGACGCGGTACGCCGCTCGGTCGGGCACCGGGCGGCCGAGCTGAAGGGCGAGAAACGCTCCGGGCTGAAGGTGCACGCCCGGACCGGGCTGCCCTGCCCGGTCTGTGGGGACACGGTACGGGAGGTGTCGTTCGCCGACTCCAGTCTCCAGTACTGCCCCACCTGCCAGACCGGCGGCAAACCGCTCGCTGACCGAAGGTTGTCCCGTCTCGTACGGTGA
- a CDS encoding type II toxin-antitoxin system Phd/YefM family antitoxin has translation MSTVSVREFSYNPSAMFARVERGESIEVTRHGSVIAVLLPGSGTLGRYASLVAKGVIRLKATTTSDLDRLPRYDVPPDVSPLDLLLADREADDR, from the coding sequence GTGAGCACCGTTTCCGTGCGTGAGTTCTCCTACAACCCGAGCGCGATGTTCGCCCGGGTCGAGCGGGGCGAGTCGATCGAGGTGACGCGGCACGGCAGCGTGATCGCCGTCCTGCTGCCGGGTTCAGGGACACTCGGCAGATACGCGTCCCTGGTGGCCAAAGGCGTGATCCGCCTCAAGGCGACCACCACGAGCGACCTCGACCGGCTGCCTCGTTACGACGTGCCGCCCGATGTCTCGCCCCTCGATCTGCTCCTGGCCGACCGTGAGGCCGATGATCGGTGA
- a CDS encoding sensor histidine kinase has protein sequence MGGNLSAVVGVVSLVTALAAALWAALRLRGRRGIATATQRATYEVLHTAGLAAEPLRTGLHPAGAAKAVRHLRALVGAAGLALTDADTLLALDGRGGHHGDQLLTAARRVAETGRSTVLGESELHCDRVDCLVRGAVVAPLSADGRVVGALVAVADGPPAPGLVQATLETAHWAGNQLSLAELDSSRERLARAEIRALRAQISPHFIYNALTAIGSFVRTDPERARELILEFAEFTRYSFRAHGEFTTLAEELRSIDRYLTIERARFGDRLQVRLQIAPEVLPVTLPFLCLQPLVENAVRHGLSRKPGTGMVSIEARDAGAECHITVEDDGVGMDPATLTAGIAELTRAGSDPTDDPGQHVGLSNVDERLRSVFGDGFGLVVETGPGSGTKVSLRIPKFHPGVRAGA, from the coding sequence GTGGGTGGCAACCTCTCCGCCGTGGTCGGCGTCGTCTCGCTGGTGACCGCGCTCGCCGCCGCGCTCTGGGCGGCGCTGCGGCTGCGCGGTCGACGGGGCATCGCCACCGCCACCCAACGGGCCACCTACGAGGTCCTGCACACCGCCGGCCTGGCCGCCGAACCACTGCGTACCGGGCTGCACCCGGCGGGCGCGGCGAAGGCCGTACGCCATCTGCGGGCGCTGGTGGGGGCGGCCGGGCTGGCGCTGACCGACGCCGACACGCTGCTCGCCCTGGACGGGCGCGGCGGGCACCACGGCGACCAACTGCTCACCGCGGCCCGACGGGTCGCCGAGACCGGCCGGTCGACCGTGCTGGGCGAGTCGGAGCTGCACTGCGACCGGGTGGACTGCCTGGTCCGGGGGGCGGTGGTGGCCCCGCTGTCGGCGGACGGCCGGGTGGTCGGGGCGCTGGTCGCGGTGGCCGACGGGCCGCCCGCGCCCGGCCTGGTGCAGGCCACCCTGGAGACCGCCCACTGGGCCGGCAACCAGCTCTCGCTGGCCGAACTGGACTCCTCCCGGGAACGGCTGGCCCGCGCCGAGATCCGCGCGCTGCGGGCGCAGATCAGCCCGCACTTCATCTACAACGCGCTGACCGCGATCGGGTCGTTCGTCCGCACCGACCCGGAGCGGGCCCGGGAGCTGATCCTGGAGTTCGCCGAGTTCACCCGCTACTCGTTCCGCGCGCACGGGGAGTTCACCACCCTCGCTGAGGAGTTGCGCTCCATCGACAGGTACCTGACCATCGAACGCGCCCGGTTCGGGGACCGGTTGCAGGTGCGGTTGCAGATCGCCCCGGAGGTGCTGCCGGTGACCCTGCCGTTCCTCTGCCTCCAACCGCTCGTGGAGAACGCGGTGCGGCACGGGTTGTCGCGCAAGCCCGGTACCGGCATGGTGAGCATCGAGGCCCGGGACGCGGGCGCCGAGTGTCACATCACGGTGGAGGACGACGGAGTGGGGATGGACCCGGCCACGCTGACCGCGGGGATCGCCGAGCTGACCCGGGCCGGCAGCGACCCGACCGACGACCCGGGCCAGCACGTCGGCCTCTCCAACGTCGACGAGCGGCTCCGCTCGGTCTTCGGCGACGGGTTCGGCCTGGTCGTCGAGACCGGCCCCGGCTCGGGTACGAAGGTGAGCCTGCGCATCCCGAAGTTCCACCCGGGCGTACGGGCCGGCGCGTGA
- a CDS encoding LytR/AlgR family response regulator transcription factor translates to MNAAGFLRVLAVDDEPPALDELAYHLRADPRVARLHTAGDATEALRVLRDTDVDVVFLDIRMPGLDGMELARVLRRFARPPAIVFVTAYDDGAVDAFDLGATDYVRKPVRAERLAESLRRVMGSRVVPSHPAALARTEEDPTIPVELAGTTRMLPRSAVRWVEAQGDYARLHTADGSHLVRVSLATLAERWADAGFVRIHRSYLVQLRLIAELRLVNSGYVVLIDAAELPVSRRHTRELKDKLVRAAKQDWNR, encoded by the coding sequence GTGAACGCGGCCGGGTTCCTGCGGGTGCTGGCGGTCGACGACGAGCCACCGGCGCTCGACGAGCTGGCGTACCACCTGCGGGCCGATCCCCGGGTGGCCCGGCTGCACACCGCCGGTGACGCCACCGAGGCGCTGCGGGTGCTGCGGGACACCGACGTGGACGTGGTCTTCCTGGACATCCGGATGCCCGGCCTGGACGGCATGGAGCTGGCCCGGGTGCTGCGCCGGTTCGCCCGGCCCCCCGCGATCGTCTTCGTCACCGCGTACGACGACGGCGCGGTGGACGCCTTCGACCTGGGCGCCACCGACTACGTCCGCAAACCGGTACGCGCCGAGCGGCTGGCCGAGTCGCTGCGCCGGGTGATGGGCTCCCGGGTGGTGCCGTCGCACCCGGCGGCGCTGGCCCGCACCGAGGAGGACCCGACGATCCCGGTGGAGCTGGCCGGGACGACCCGGATGCTGCCCCGCTCGGCGGTGCGCTGGGTGGAGGCGCAGGGCGACTACGCCCGGCTACACACCGCCGACGGGTCGCACCTGGTCCGGGTCTCGCTGGCCACCCTCGCCGAACGCTGGGCGGACGCCGGTTTCGTCCGCATCCACCGGTCGTACCTGGTGCAGTTGCGGCTGATCGCCGAGCTGCGCCTGGTCAACTCGGGGTACGTGGTGCTGATCGACGCCGCCGAGCTGCCGGTGAGCCGCCGGCACACCCGGGAGCTGAAGGACAAGCTGGTCCGGGCCGCCAAACAGGACTGGAACCGCTGA